In the genome of Pseudomonadota bacterium, one region contains:
- the holA gene encoding DNA polymerase III subunit delta, whose translation MQLKPEQLETHLQQTLLPVYCISGDEPLRVLEAADAVRAAARARGYTEREVLTVQAGFDWNSLLTEAGNLSLFAERRIIDLRLPSGKPGDAGAAALREFAARPPEDTLLLVTAGKLDPAARKSKWVQALEQAGALVFVWPLAPQELNAWVRARMRRRGLQPADEAVQLLAERVEGNLLACVQEIDKLYLLRGAGPVDAAAVTGLVADHARFDVYTLVDAALAGNAARGVRVLNGLQAEGVAPPVVLWALARELRQLAAMAAELRQGQAPGGVLARYRVWNNRRDLVGRALQRLPAAACARLLRQCAAVDRVCKGRAPGNPWDELLQLILQLAGQPALAGPSPLEQAG comes from the coding sequence GTGCAGCTCAAGCCCGAACAGCTCGAGACCCACCTGCAGCAGACCCTGCTGCCCGTGTATTGCATCAGCGGCGACGAACCGCTGCGGGTGCTGGAGGCGGCCGACGCGGTGCGCGCGGCGGCGCGCGCGCGGGGCTACACGGAACGCGAGGTGCTGACCGTGCAGGCCGGCTTCGACTGGAACAGCCTGCTGACCGAGGCCGGCAACCTGTCGCTGTTCGCGGAACGCCGCATCATCGACCTGCGCCTGCCGTCCGGCAAGCCCGGGGACGCCGGGGCGGCCGCATTGCGGGAATTCGCGGCGCGGCCGCCGGAGGATACCCTGCTGCTGGTGACCGCGGGCAAGCTCGATCCGGCCGCACGCAAGAGCAAGTGGGTGCAGGCCCTGGAGCAGGCCGGCGCGCTGGTGTTCGTGTGGCCACTCGCGCCGCAGGAGCTCAACGCCTGGGTGCGCGCACGCATGCGCCGGCGCGGCCTGCAGCCCGCTGACGAGGCCGTGCAGCTGCTGGCCGAACGGGTGGAGGGCAACCTGCTGGCCTGCGTACAGGAGATCGACAAGCTCTACCTGCTGCGCGGTGCCGGCCCCGTCGATGCCGCGGCCGTTACGGGTCTGGTGGCGGATCACGCCCGTTTCGATGTCTATACCCTGGTCGATGCCGCGCTGGCCGGCAACGCGGCCCGCGGCGTGCGCGTGCTCAACGGCCTGCAGGCCGAGGGCGTCGCGCCGCCGGTGGTGCTGTGGGCGCTGGCCCGGGAACTGCGCCAGCTCGCGGCCATGGCGGCGGAACTGCGGCAGGGCCAGGCGCCGGGAGGGGTATTGGCCCGCTACCGGGTCTGGAACAACCGGCGCGACCTGGTCGGGCGCGCCCTGCAGCGGCTGCCGGCAGCGGCCTGCGCGCGCCTGCTACGGCAGTGCGCCGCCGTCGACCGCGTCTGCAAGGGCCGGGCCCCGGGCAACCCCTGGGACGAACTGTTACAATTGATCCTGCAACTGGCGGGTCAGCCGGCGCTGGCCGGTCCGTCCCCACTGGAACAGGCAGGGTGA
- the leuS gene encoding leucine--tRNA ligase yields the protein MEETYHPEQIEAEARAFWEQHGTFRAVEDPAREKYFCLSMFPYPSGRLHMGHVRNYTIGDVISRYQRMQGKNVLQPMGWDAFGLPAENAAIQNGVPPAQWTYENIDYMRNQLKLLGFGYDWERELATCDPDYYRWEQWFFTRLFRKDLVYKKTALVNWDPVDQTVLANEQVIDGRGWRSGALVERREIPQWFMKITHYADELLADLDQLSGWPEQVVTMQRNWIGRSEGVEMIFGIDGRDATLPIYTTRPDTLMGVTYVAVAPEHPLAAEAAAGNPALAAFVDECRNTRVAEADMATLEKKGVDTGFRAIHPVTGDRVPVWAANFVLMEYGHGAVMAVPAHDQRDYEFAQQNGLPIRQVICPAHRDQAADLSRAAFTDKGILQNSGRFSGLSSAQACESIANWLVAAGKGARRVNYRLRDWGVSRQRYWGCPIPIINCEKCGAQPVPEADLPVVLPTDVTVDATGSPLKKMHDFIDTVCPACGGPAERETDTFDTFFESSWYYARYACADQERQMLDGRVDYWLPVDQYIGGIEHAVLHLLYARFFNKLMRDEGLLAPAEPFTRLLTQGMVLKDGSKMSKSKGNTVDPQGLIDRYGADTVRLFTMFAAPPDQSLEWADSGVEGAARFLKRLWKQVHTHVAAGAAPALDKAALSGAQKQLRQRVHATLAKVDDDIGRRYTFNTAVAANMELLNEIGRFEPGCDQDRAVLQEALECVVLMLSPIVPHITHTLWHALGHATAVVDCRWPAVDAQALVQDTVTLAVQVKGKLRGTIEVAADADREQIERAALAEENVARHIGGQPVKKLILVPGKLVNIVV from the coding sequence ATGGAAGAAACCTACCACCCCGAACAGATCGAGGCCGAGGCCCGCGCCTTCTGGGAACAGCATGGGACTTTCCGGGCGGTCGAGGATCCGGCGCGGGAAAAGTATTTCTGCCTGTCCATGTTCCCCTACCCGAGCGGGCGCCTGCACATGGGCCACGTGCGCAACTACACCATCGGCGACGTGATCAGTCGTTACCAGCGCATGCAGGGCAAGAACGTCCTGCAGCCCATGGGCTGGGATGCCTTCGGCTTGCCGGCGGAGAACGCCGCCATCCAGAACGGGGTGCCGCCGGCGCAATGGACGTATGAAAACATCGATTACATGCGCAACCAGCTCAAGCTGCTCGGTTTCGGCTATGACTGGGAGCGCGAGCTGGCGACCTGCGACCCGGACTACTACCGCTGGGAGCAGTGGTTCTTCACGCGGCTGTTCCGCAAGGACCTGGTCTACAAGAAAACCGCGCTCGTCAACTGGGACCCGGTCGACCAGACCGTGCTGGCCAACGAGCAGGTGATCGACGGCCGCGGCTGGCGCTCCGGCGCGCTGGTGGAACGCCGCGAGATCCCGCAGTGGTTCATGAAGATCACGCACTACGCCGACGAACTGCTCGCCGACCTCGACCAGCTTAGCGGCTGGCCGGAGCAGGTGGTCACCATGCAGCGCAACTGGATCGGCCGCTCGGAAGGCGTGGAGATGATCTTCGGCATCGACGGCCGGGATGCAACGCTGCCGATTTACACCACGCGTCCGGACACGCTGATGGGCGTGACCTACGTGGCGGTGGCGCCGGAGCACCCGCTCGCGGCGGAGGCGGCGGCCGGCAACCCCGCGCTCGCGGCCTTCGTCGACGAATGCCGCAATACCCGTGTGGCCGAGGCCGACATGGCGACCCTGGAAAAGAAGGGCGTCGACACCGGGTTCAGGGCCATCCACCCGGTCACCGGCGACCGCGTGCCGGTGTGGGCCGCCAACTTCGTACTGATGGAGTACGGCCACGGCGCGGTGATGGCAGTGCCGGCGCACGACCAGCGCGACTACGAGTTCGCGCAACAGAACGGTCTGCCCATCCGCCAGGTCATCTGCCCGGCGCACCGCGACCAGGCGGCCGATCTCAGCCGGGCCGCGTTCACCGATAAGGGCATCCTGCAGAATTCCGGACGCTTCAGCGGGCTGAGTTCCGCGCAGGCATGCGAGTCGATCGCGAACTGGCTGGTCGCCGCGGGCAAGGGCGCGCGCCGGGTGAACTACCGCCTGCGTGACTGGGGTGTGTCGCGCCAGCGCTACTGGGGCTGTCCGATCCCGATCATCAACTGCGAAAAATGCGGCGCACAGCCGGTGCCGGAGGCCGACCTGCCGGTCGTGCTGCCGACCGACGTGACCGTCGATGCGACCGGCTCGCCGTTGAAGAAGATGCATGACTTCATCGACACCGTCTGTCCCGCCTGCGGCGGCCCGGCCGAGCGCGAGACCGATACCTTCGACACCTTCTTCGAGTCGTCCTGGTACTACGCACGCTACGCCTGTGCCGACCAGGAGCGGCAGATGCTGGACGGGCGCGTCGACTACTGGCTGCCGGTGGACCAGTACATCGGCGGCATCGAGCATGCCGTGCTGCACCTGCTGTACGCGCGTTTCTTCAACAAGCTCATGCGCGACGAGGGGCTGCTCGCGCCCGCCGAACCGTTCACGCGCCTGCTCACCCAGGGCATGGTGCTGAAGGACGGTTCGAAGATGTCCAAGTCCAAGGGCAACACCGTCGACCCGCAGGGGCTGATCGACCGCTACGGCGCCGATACCGTCCGCCTGTTCACCATGTTCGCGGCACCGCCCGACCAGTCACTGGAATGGGCGGATTCAGGGGTGGAGGGCGCCGCGCGCTTCCTCAAGCGGCTGTGGAAGCAGGTGCATACGCACGTCGCGGCCGGCGCCGCGCCGGCGCTGGACAAGGCCGCGCTGAGCGGGGCACAGAAGCAGCTGCGCCAGCGCGTACACGCGACGCTGGCCAAGGTCGACGACGACATCGGCCGGCGCTACACCTTCAACACCGCGGTGGCCGCCAACATGGAGCTGCTGAACGAAATCGGGCGTTTCGAGCCGGGGTGCGACCAGGACCGGGCGGTACTGCAGGAGGCGCTGGAATGCGTGGTGCTGATGCTGTCGCCGATCGTGCCGCACATCACCCATACGCTCTGGCATGCGCTCGGTCACGCCACGGCAGTGGTCGACTGCCGCTGGCCGGCGGTCGACGCGCAGGCGCTGGTGCAGGACACGGTGACGCTGGCGGTACAGGTCAAAGGTAAGCTGCGCGGCACCATCGAGGTGGCCGCGGATGCCGACCGGGAGCAGATCGAGCGCGCCGCGCTGGCCGAGGAGAACGTCGCGCGTCACATCGGCGGGCAGCCGGTGAAGAAGCTCATCCTGGTACCGGGCAAGCTGGTGAACATCGTCGTCTGA
- a CDS encoding zinc ribbon-containing protein, with product MKDEHTTRERWHAAYDKMMARVRTALEEAEENTRPKVSAFIDKARDTAVELEELTRDEAERVAYYLRRDLEDAGRHLAETGHELGDWLRFDVHQIEDRLLEIFASVADRTRLEMLQFEQEVDEGLAWHAGEVTGPGSLTCDACGAVTRFSATGTIPPCANCGHTVFHRPPPQAPADD from the coding sequence ATGAAGGACGAACACACCACACGCGAGCGCTGGCACGCCGCCTACGACAAGATGATGGCACGGGTCAGGACGGCCCTCGAAGAGGCCGAGGAAAACACCCGGCCCAAGGTCAGCGCTTTCATCGACAAGGCCCGGGACACCGCGGTCGAACTCGAGGAGCTGACCCGCGACGAGGCCGAGCGGGTCGCCTACTACCTCAGGCGCGATCTCGAGGACGCCGGCCGGCACCTGGCCGAGACCGGCCACGAGCTGGGCGACTGGCTGCGCTTCGACGTGCACCAGATCGAGGACCGCCTGCTCGAGATTTTCGCCTCGGTCGCCGACCGCACGCGGCTCGAGATGCTGCAGTTCGAGCAGGAGGTCGACGAGGGCCTGGCCTGGCACGCGGGCGAGGTCACCGGACCCGGTTCGCTGACCTGCGATGCCTGCGGCGCCGTGACCCGCTTCAGCGCCACCGGCACGATCCCGCCCTGCGCGAACTGCGGGCACACGGTGTTTCACCGCCCGCCGCCGCAGGCGCCTGCGGATGATTGA
- a CDS encoding Dabb family protein yields the protein MIEPVRRSRALARLCALLLVCLAVWARADGGIEHVVIIWLNDTGNTAHRARVLEASRVLAGIPGVTAVRGGTVAASARPSVDDSFDVGLVISLTDRAALDAYLVHPQHLQLVNETLRPLVRRILVYDLHR from the coding sequence ATGATTGAACCGGTCCGGCGCAGCCGCGCCCTGGCACGGCTGTGCGCCCTGCTGCTGGTTTGCCTGGCAGTATGGGCGCGGGCGGACGGCGGCATCGAGCATGTCGTCATCATCTGGCTGAACGACACCGGCAACACCGCGCACCGTGCCCGCGTCCTGGAAGCCAGCCGGGTGCTTGCGGGCATCCCCGGCGTGACCGCCGTCAGGGGCGGCACGGTCGCAGCCAGTGCACGCCCCAGCGTCGACGACAGCTTCGACGTCGGCCTGGTCATCAGCCTGACGGATCGCGCCGCACTGGATGCCTACCTGGTGCACCCGCAGCACCTGCAGCTCGTAAACGAAACGCTGCGACCGCTGGTCAGGCGCATCCTGGTCTACGACCTGCACCGGTGA